Proteins encoded in a region of the Longimicrobiaceae bacterium genome:
- the dprA gene encoding DNA-processing protein DprA, whose product MPLSPSALEPLLRLSMVPGVGPLRLAQLLKRFGSAERVLGASVAELVALPRFGEGTAAKVVAAAGVEGRERTAKAMERLGKLGAVAITPDDLAYPDAFRALTDAPFLLFVCGRLELLGKPAVGIVGTREPTEYGRRTAQELAGDLARAGYGIVSGMAKGIDAAAHAGALAAEGETVGVLGHGIDLVYPRENARLFAAMRERGLLITELAPGEEPRAGNFPRRNRLISALGEGVLVVEMAVKSGAQHTVTYALEQGKEVFAVPGPIGSPVSAGTNQLLKEGARLVTSAADVLEELRGVGRPAPVLSRRAAASPLPLEPEPRPEAAEPEGLSPEEAQAWAALGTEPLHVDEVAAAADLAPGTALAALLGLELRGAAETLPGKRYRRC is encoded by the coding sequence ATGCCGCTCTCCCCTTCCGCGCTCGAACCGCTCCTCCGCCTCTCCATGGTCCCGGGCGTGGGGCCGCTCCGGCTTGCACAGTTGTTGAAGCGCTTCGGGTCGGCGGAGCGGGTGCTCGGCGCGTCCGTGGCCGAGCTGGTCGCGCTGCCGCGGTTCGGGGAGGGGACCGCTGCGAAGGTCGTGGCGGCGGCCGGGGTGGAGGGGCGTGAGCGCACGGCGAAGGCCATGGAGCGGCTGGGGAAGCTCGGCGCGGTGGCGATCACCCCGGACGACCTCGCCTACCCGGACGCCTTCCGCGCGCTCACGGACGCGCCCTTTCTCCTCTTCGTCTGCGGCAGGCTGGAGCTGCTGGGGAAGCCAGCCGTGGGCATCGTGGGGACGCGCGAGCCGACGGAGTACGGGCGGCGGACCGCGCAGGAGCTGGCGGGCGACCTGGCCCGGGCCGGGTACGGGATCGTGAGCGGGATGGCGAAGGGGATCGACGCCGCCGCACACGCGGGGGCGCTGGCGGCAGAGGGGGAGACCGTCGGGGTGCTGGGGCACGGCATCGACCTGGTGTACCCCCGCGAGAACGCGCGGCTCTTCGCGGCCATGCGCGAGCGCGGGCTCCTCATCACCGAGCTGGCGCCCGGCGAGGAGCCGCGCGCCGGCAACTTCCCCCGCCGCAACCGCCTGATCTCCGCGCTTGGCGAGGGCGTCCTCGTGGTGGAGATGGCGGTGAAGAGCGGCGCGCAGCACACCGTCACCTACGCGCTGGAGCAGGGCAAGGAGGTGTTCGCCGTCCCGGGGCCCATCGGCTCGCCGGTGAGCGCGGGCACGAACCAGCTCCTCAAGGAGGGCGCCCGGCTGGTCACCTCCGCCGCCGACGTGCTGGAGGAGCTTCGCGGCGTCGGCCGTCCGGCTCCGGTCCTGTCGCGGCGCGCCGCGGCGTCCCCGCTCCCGCTCGAGCCGGAGCCGCGGCCGGAGGCCGCCGAGCCGGAAGGCCTCTCCCCGGAGGAGGCGCAGGCCTGGGCGGCGCTCGGCACGGAGCCGCTGCACGTCGACGAGGTCGCCGCCGCAGCGGACCTGGCCCCCGGCACCGCCCTCGCCGCCCTCCTCGGGCTGGAGCTGCGTGGCGCGGCGGAGACGCTCCCCGGGAAGCGCTACCGGCGCTGCTGA
- the hemW gene encoding radical SAM family heme chaperone HemW — MAVEGLVGAGERVGWGAGSESPPRSLYVHVPFCARRCSYCDFAVQATREAPTDEWLDAVATEMRLLAQERGWAEPLRLDTIYVGGGTPSMLATGAMAELRERLRPYAAWDPATVEWTCEANPESFTRKVAEDWRAAGVNRISLGAQTFHPEALRWMGRLHGVEGPARAMLAARAAGFDNVSVDLIFGIPDRLGRDWAADLERALELEPEHVSLYGLTAEAAAPLGRWVHEGRETLADEDRYADEYLLANRRLTRAGLEHYEVSNFGLPGRRSRHNFVYWTGAPYAALGPGAHAFYTPLRRWNLRGWDAYRDALRDGRLPVEGEERVVREEAELERVWLLLRTDAGYPLEGAAEAERHLAEEWERRGWAATAGGTLRLTAVGWLLLDRLAVELAGGGEAATAGAGAP, encoded by the coding sequence ATGGCGGTAGAGGGTTTGGTGGGGGCGGGGGAGCGGGTCGGCTGGGGGGCGGGGAGCGAGTCTCCGCCCCGGTCGCTGTACGTGCACGTCCCCTTCTGCGCGCGGCGGTGCTCGTACTGCGACTTCGCGGTGCAGGCCACCAGGGAGGCGCCCACGGACGAGTGGCTGGACGCCGTAGCCACCGAGATGCGGCTCCTCGCGCAGGAGCGCGGGTGGGCGGAGCCGCTGCGGCTCGACACGATCTACGTCGGCGGGGGGACGCCCTCGATGCTGGCGACCGGGGCGATGGCCGAGCTCCGGGAGCGGCTGCGCCCCTACGCCGCGTGGGATCCGGCGACCGTCGAGTGGACCTGCGAAGCCAACCCTGAGAGCTTCACCCGCAAGGTGGCGGAGGACTGGCGGGCCGCCGGGGTGAACCGGATCTCGCTGGGCGCGCAGACCTTCCACCCGGAGGCGCTGCGCTGGATGGGGCGCCTGCACGGCGTGGAGGGTCCCGCGCGCGCCATGCTCGCCGCGCGCGCCGCGGGGTTCGACAACGTCAGCGTGGACCTGATCTTCGGGATCCCGGACCGGCTCGGGCGCGACTGGGCGGCCGACCTGGAGCGCGCGCTGGAGCTGGAGCCGGAGCACGTCTCCCTCTACGGCCTCACCGCCGAGGCCGCGGCGCCGCTGGGGCGGTGGGTGCACGAGGGGAGGGAGACGCTGGCGGACGAGGACCGCTACGCCGACGAGTACCTGCTCGCGAACCGGCGGCTCACAAGGGCGGGGCTCGAGCACTACGAGGTCTCCAACTTCGGGCTCCCGGGGCGCCGCTCGCGGCACAACTTCGTGTACTGGACCGGCGCGCCGTACGCCGCGCTGGGGCCGGGCGCGCACGCTTTCTACACGCCGCTGCGGCGGTGGAACCTGCGCGGATGGGACGCGTACAGGGACGCGCTGCGCGACGGGCGCCTCCCCGTGGAGGGCGAGGAGCGCGTGGTCCGGGAGGAGGCGGAGCTGGAGCGCGTCTGGCTCCTCCTCCGCACCGACGCCGGGTACCCGCTGGAGGGGGCGGCGGAAGCGGAGCGGCACCTGGCGGAGGAGTGGGAGCGCCGGGGGTGGGCGGCGACCGCGGGCGGGACGCTGCGGCTGACCGCGGTGGGGTGGCTCCTCCTGGACCGGCTGGCGGTGGAGCTGGCCGGGGGGGGGGAGGCGGCGACGGCGGGCGCCGGGGCCCCCTGA